One window of the Herpetosiphon gulosus genome contains the following:
- a CDS encoding protein-methionine-sulfoxide reductase heme-binding subunit MsrQ, whose amino-acid sequence MVRQIKHHWLRYLVHVGCLVPFGLLIFDYLTDQLTVNPIQAATLRTGKTALVILVLSLACTPIKIFTPFKQVTVLRRPLGLYAFFYVCLHLLIFVGWDYGFDWEFISEAISEKRYMIVGLVAWLLLIPLAITSTKGWMRRLGKRWRLLHRLVYLIAGLAILHYVWLVKADVREPLAYGAAISLLLLLRLPVLRRWLTKRQIQPAKQAERPTETA is encoded by the coding sequence ATGGTGAGACAAATCAAACATCATTGGCTGCGCTATTTAGTCCATGTGGGTTGTCTTGTGCCGTTTGGGTTGTTGATCTTCGATTATTTAACCGATCAACTGACGGTCAATCCAATTCAGGCGGCGACCTTACGCACTGGAAAAACGGCCTTGGTCATTTTGGTCTTATCGTTAGCTTGCACACCGATCAAAATCTTTACACCTTTTAAACAAGTGACGGTGCTACGCCGACCTTTGGGTTTATATGCATTTTTCTATGTTTGCCTCCACCTCTTGATTTTTGTGGGCTGGGATTATGGCTTTGATTGGGAGTTTATCAGCGAGGCCATCAGCGAAAAACGCTATATGATCGTCGGTTTGGTTGCATGGCTGTTGCTAATTCCTTTAGCAATCACTTCAACAAAAGGCTGGATGCGGCGGCTTGGCAAGCGCTGGCGCTTGTTGCATCGATTGGTTTATCTGATTGCTGGCTTAGCCATTTTACATTATGTCTGGTTAGTTAAGGCTGATGTGCGCGAACCCTTGGCCTATGGCGCAGCAATTAGCTTGCTCTTGCTCTTGCGCTTGCCTGTGCTACGGCGTTGGCTGACAAAACGCCAAATCCAGCCAGCCAAACAAGCTGAGCGCCCAACCGAAACCGCTTAA